Within Xanthomonas oryzae pv. oryzae, the genomic segment CGGTCCGGTCGTCGCGGTCGTGGATGGACCGACCTCGACCATCGCACGCTGTGACGCCCGGTCAGCTGCGTTCCAGCGCGGCCGCGTCACCGGCCAACTGCGGCGACAGCCAACAGTGCGACCCAAGTGCGGCGAAGCCGACGCTGGTCAGACGCCGCTGGTACCAGTGCGCCGGTCGCGCCTGGAAGCCTTCATGGTCGCCCTCGAAGGCGTCTTCCTGGGCAAAGGTTTCCAGGAAGGCCACGCCGCCGCACAACTCGGCCAGGCCCGGCAAGCCCTGGTTGAACTCGCGCGTGGGCAGGTAATGCAGCAGGTCGGCGCAGATCAGCAGATCCACCGGCGCGCAGGGGCGCAACCAGGCGAAGTCGCCGAAGCGGGCAGGGTGGATCTGCCGGCTGCGTCCATAACGCTGCACGCTATAGGCGCTGCTGTCGAAACCCAGGTAACTGATGCGTGGACGCAGTGCCAGCAGCGGCGCCCGCCAGGCGGCTTCGCCGCAGCCAATGTCCAGCACGCTGCGGATAGGGCGCTCCAGGTAGTACTCCGC encodes:
- a CDS encoding class I SAM-dependent methyltransferase, yielding MPTSDAKQYDAAYFQRWYRHAGLADPARLRRKVALAVAQAEYYLERPIRSVLDIGCGEAAWRAPLLALRPRISYLGFDSSAYSVQRYGRSRQIHPARFGDFAWLRPCAPVDLLICADLLHYLPTREFNQGLPGLAELCGGVAFLETFAQEDAFEGDHEGFQARPAHWYQRRLTSVGFAALGSHCWLSPQLAGDAAALERS